The stretch of DNA TGCACACAATTTCATACAtaatcaacctagggttcatAAAATTCATGAAATACAAGGTTTGAGAATTTCTTAGCATAACCCACGGGATTGGTTGATGAAATTCACCAgtggctcatactagagcacccCTAAACAACCAGAACCACAAATTTTCTCAAAACCCAAAGCCCAAACGCAAAATTGAAAGTGAAATAAAAACTGGACATGAGTTTCGAAATTCCTTACCAAAATACCTAGATAGACTTGAAGAGCTCGACGAGGGCGACACGTGTCCGCAAACGGATCATCGATTTGAGCTCCGTAGAGAAAGTTATGATGATTTGAAGTGTTAGAAGTTAaggtttctctcttctttccctcTCTTCACATTTCAGCACATTTCATCAAATGGGGACTGTATGTGCTGAAATAGCAATTAGTTATGGCTTAGTATATGGCCAGTTTTGTCTACTTTTGggtcaaaacctttaagattagtgtttTAATGTgcgttttaattatttttaccatctcaattacaaattttaactttttaacaTTTCTCActcataaattaattttctcagctgcTGTACTGGACAGATCCCAGCCGGTACTGCCGATCAAATTTCTGGTTCGTGTTTtcacgcagaaaactatgttttccgactcagaaaaatctactgagTCTAATATCATATCGAAATTGTCAAATTATGATTGTTACATTTTCTAACCCTTTTcgtccatttttattttatttcttaatttaatgTACGGTTTGACCGGGTTTTACACTAACTTTTCCTTTGATAGGTCGTGACATATCAACTCTGTCTTTCGTCCCCATTCAAAATAAACTTTGGCATCATTCTCTCttttaaaaagagagatttGCATCTTTAAAACAGTTTTTCTCCTATGAAATTCTTTCATCATCACTATCAACACCTACAATCCACATTGTTGTAATTTGAGaatctgcaaaaaaaaaaaaataataaaggatcTTGTAATATTCTTCCCACTTGTATCAGTCAAAGTTGATACTCGTATTTAGTATTTACACACAATTTATgactttttttccatttttgagCTCACCACTCGTCTGTTTTCTACTCTTATACTGTTTTAAGCGATTATCGCTTTAgaaatcaagagaaaaaaaagagacaaaacTAAACTAATCTTAATGATAAAAACTTTCAACTTGataagaaaaacaaatattatgtaataaatgacacaaaataagaaaagacgCTTTCCTAGAATTTTAAGACACTAGAACAATCCCAATTTCAATATATACCCATGAGTCCACAATCCAAGTTAGGAATTTTGGTTTCTTATATTCCAACTTAAAGGGGACATACTACACTAATAGTTAGTAAGACTGTTTTTTGGGTTGGGtgaaaattatgtttttcttgATCCAAATTGAACACTAAATATTGATCAGGACTACTTTTAAACACTTATCTGAGTTCTGATGAAACCTTATTATTTTCGAGTGACAATAAAACCGAGTTCAGATGGATGAAAATCGAGTATAAATAAAACCTAAGAACAAATTGGAAAATAGATATAGAGTATGAATTTTTAACTTTAACTCATCGCGTTCGAAAAGACAAACATAGCCATGTTACCCTAAAGTTGGTTAAATTTACCCTGTTAGTTAGACATACTtcccattcattcattcattcacttATCTGATACCTGTTGGTTAATAGTACAAATAACTGACTCACATGtctacattttttttaagttggcTTTCTACTGAATGCATTTCTCAGTAGGAAGAACAATTTGCTTGTATTTTACACTGTTTAAAGAACTTTCTTCCCTACTGCATGCCTATACTAAGGGCCTTACTATTGAAGTGTATAACGCCAACAGAGAATGGACTTGGTTTACTAGCTCACGTGAATGCCCAACCATGATTTCAAAGTTACAAAAGTATTGGAATGATAAGTAGGACAACCATGTACATGAATATATAGATTTCATTCAtggattataaatttaaaacgaATAATTCAACTAAGATCCTGCATATCATAAAGCAGTTTAGGAATAACGCGAGCTTTGTGCCTCCATCATTCATTGCTTGCTGTATCCTGCTGAGTAGAGTTACTAGAAACTCGTGGCTGTGAATTATTGTTGAGGATGAAACCTTTGTAACCTGCATTCTTTAAGGATGACATTAAATCATGAACACCATCATCTAGCGCATGCTGCAGCATCTGATGGGGAAACAGCTGTTGCTGTTCAGAAACTTTCATGGCTGACGTTGCAGCAAGATTGATCTACAAAGAAATTGTAAGAAGGCATAAGTTAAATGGTGTATTTCACCCTACCAGTGAACAGGATGGGGACCATGATAGTTGTCATTCATGTAATAATTAGTTGACCAAACCAGAAATGTGTTTGACAATGCACACCAAACAAGCACAAAATAACTAATCATCATAAGCTACAAAAATGTAATGAGTTGCAAACAGCCTACTCAACATCTTCCACTGATTGAGTCTTCATGTTACTCAAACACTTTATGGAGTAATGTCAGTAATGAAAGAAACTATTAAGTATAGCTTTCTAATTGTAAAGTAAAAGTTAACTGAATATATATCAAAACCCTATGATAGAGCCTTTGCTATAAAACAACATATGTTG from Arachis duranensis cultivar V14167 chromosome 4, aradu.V14167.gnm2.J7QH, whole genome shotgun sequence encodes:
- the LOC107484284 gene encoding uncharacterized protein LOC107484284, encoding MESTSSRINDPNTKPFSKRLLFDRRYGWVIDEWKDPSEEALDGGRGMFCVFPLVKALVQKVSQSINLAATSAMKVSEQQQLFPHQMLQHALDDGVHDLMSSLKNAGYKGFILNNNSQPRVSSNSTQQDTASNE